The Aquincola tertiaricarbonis genomic sequence GAGGCTGCCTGGCGTCAAGGTGCCGGCGTTGACCAGCGCATGCCGCAGATCGACGGTGCGTACCGTGCCGTCACCCTGCAGCAGGCCATCATTGCGGATCGACCCGCTCAGCCCCTGAAGCATGGTTCCGGTGCGGATGTTCAAGGTGCCAGTGTTGACGAGTGTGCTGTCGACAGCCAGGGCGCCTTCCGTCAGGTCGAGCAGTCCTGCGTTGCTCAAGCCATAGGCCTCAGTGGTACCCAGTCCGCTGCGGATGTAGGTACCGTTGTTCACCACGGTCGCGGTGCCGCCGCCCAGCACCTTGTAGCCGTTGCTGCTGGCGGCGCCTTCGTCGGTGAAGGTGGTGCCAGTGCCGATGCGCAGCAGGGCGCTGGGGTAGCTGGTGTTGCCCGCGCTGTAAGCGCCGTCCACCGCCAGCCTGCCATTGCCGGCGGTCCAGGTGCTGTTGCCGTTCAACTGCAGTTGCGCACTGCTTTCGATGCGAAGCAGGTTGCTGCCATCGAAACGCGCAGTGCCTTGCACGTCCAGGCGCAGGCCCGTCAGGAAGCTGGGGTTGGTCACCTTGCCGGCGTTGAACTCCAGGCTGTCGACAGTGAGGGTGCCCTGCCCGGTGAGGTCACCCCCGTTGAGTGTGAACGCACCGATGCGCTGCTGACCTTGCACGAACAGTCGGCCTCTGTCAATTTGCCATTGACCGGAGATGCTGGCCGCTGCCTGCACGTGACTGTCGTTGCCGATGACCATCACCTTGCCGGCATTGTTGATCGACCCGCCGGTGAAGGTGGTGTTGGCCAGCCATAGCTCTGCGCCCTGCGCCACATTGACCTGGCCGCTCGAAGTGCTGAGCCAGTTGCCGGACTCGACAGCGAAGATGCCCGACTGGACGTTGAGCACCCCGCGGTTGTCCAGGCCGCGCGCCCAGGTCGTACCCAACCCGTTGCGCTGGTAGGTGCCTTCGTTGATCACGGTGTAGTCGCCGCCGCCCAGCACCTTGTAGCCGTTGCTGCTGGCGGCGCCTTCGTCGGTGAAGGTGGTGCCAGTGCCGATGCGCAGCAGGGCGCCGGGGTAGCTGGTGTTGCCCGCGCTGTAAGCGCCGTCCACCGCCAGCCTGCCATTGCCGGCGGTCCAGGTGCTGTTGCCGTTCAGGTTCAGGCGCTGGCTGAGCGCAACGTCCTGCGCGCCGTTGCCGTTGAAGGTGGTGGCGTCGCTGACGTTGATCGTGCCACCTGATCCGAACGAAGTGGCGCCCAGCGCCCCACCATTGAAAACCAGGCTGCCCAGGTTGAGCGTGCCGTTGCCGCCCAACCTGCCGCCGTTCATCGTCAACCGGTCCAGGCTCCGTGTGTCGTGGAGGTCGACACTGCCGGTGCTCGTGAAGTTGATGGTGGCCGTGTCGCCCGCACCGGGGACGCCGAGCAAGGTCCACTTGCTGGCGTCAAGCCATTGCCCGTCGCCGCCTTGCCAGATGTAGTCGGCCGCGGCAGCTGGCTGGCAGAGCGCTGCCACCGTCAAGGCGATGAGGCTCAGGGACGGTACGGGCTGTTTGGCTTGTCTCTTCATGATGGGCAGGGGTGGTTAAGCGACTGCGCTTCAGTGTCAATCGCCCTGCGCCAGCCGTCGCTACCCGTTTGGGTAACGCATCAGCTGGTACAAACCCTGGCCTCACGAGCGGCCCGTCGAAAAGCTGAACTGCCGGCTGAACGGCACGCCGTTGCTCGTGTACTGCACCTGCACGCTGTAGCGGCTGCCTTCGGCCAGAGGGGTGCGCGGCACGACGAAGGCTTGCGATGCGGTGAGCTTTTGCTGCGGGTCTTGCTCGGCGTGGTAAAGCGCCACCGGCCAGCTGGCGCCGTTGACGTCGA encodes the following:
- a CDS encoding PEP-CTERM sorting domain-containing protein; amino-acid sequence: MKRQAKQPVPSLSLIALTVAALCQPAAAADYIWQGGDGQWLDASKWTLLGVPGAGDTATINFTSTGSVDLHDTRSLDRLTMNGGRLGGNGTLNLGSLVFNGGALGATSFGSGGTINVSDATTFNGNGAQDVALSQRLNLNGNSTWTAGNGRLAVDGAYSAGNTSYPGALLRIGTGTTFTDEGAASSNGYKVLGGGDYTVINEGTYQRNGLGTTWARGLDNRGVLNVQSGIFAVESGNWLSTSSGQVNVAQGAELWLANTTFTGGSINNAGKVMVIGNDSHVQAAASISGQWQIDRGRLFVQGQQRIGAFTLNGGDLTGQGTLTVDSLEFNAGKVTNPSFLTGLRLDVQGTARFDGSNLLRIESSAQLQLNGNSTWTAGNGRLAVDGAYSAGNTSYPSALLRIGTGTTFTDEGAASSNGYKVLGGGTATVVNNGTYIRSGLGTTEAYGLSNAGLLDLTEGALAVDSTLVNTGTLNIRTGTMLQGLSGSIRNDGLLQGDGTVRTVDLRHALVNAGTLTPGSLGSAGQLQVDGDLTLLGAGALRIDLAANAHDLVNITSDMRLGGTLQIWASPTLELHTGDSFVVATYGQRLDGSTFDQVLWLGQGGNPFSVEYGDHALTLRVTAAVPEPSIAMMLLLGLGVAVPVVRRRR